The segment TCCTCTGCTGCGAGGTTGCTCCTCCTTGTGAATGCAACATCTTATTCCCATGGACGAAGCTTCTCTGTTTCTCCAGCATTGCTCTTCTACCGCTCAGACTCTTCTGAGGCGTTCCCCATCTGCTGGAGGAGCTCACACAGCTCTGGCTCCTTCCAATTCTCtcatcatgatgatgatgatgaaacttGCTTTTCGCTGGAGGTGTTGGATAGTTTCGGCTCTCTGCTGTTTCTGCAGAGTACATTGTCTCCTCCTCGCTGCTGTATCCATGGTTGTTGTAAACATAGTGAGCCTCTGGTGGCGGTGAGCTCGAGATGACCTCACTGAGAGCCCCGTTCACCGAGCCTGTTGAAGCAATCTGCGCGTCTGATCCCTCGGATGCAATCTCAGCCTCCTCTTCCACCACAACATGATTACTCTGTGGGTAGTTGAGCTGAGGGAGAAAGGTTGGGACTTTAGGTACACGTGGCGGGAAGTTGATATCCAAAAGATGGACTTGACCACCAGACTCCTTTCTTAAAGGGCTTGAAGTCAGCTTTGGCGATTCATATATCTCAGGGGTTGGGATGCCCTGTGCATGAGTCTGTGGATTGTTCTTtgaagtttcttcttcttctccttccttctcTGAGCCTTGATGAGTTTGAGTTTGATCTCTAGCGTTAGATGAAGATGGTGTTCCAGCATCAGCAGAGTCTGTCGGCTTGAAGACAGGACGCATGGTGAACGAAGCACAAGAACGCTCACTCTTCTGACCAGAAGACATTAACCTGATGAGAGGCAACTTAGGCTTACTCGTATGTTCATCCAAACTACCTTCCCAGTGCTGATTTAGCCAGTCACATATCACAGGCATAGGTATACCAAACTGCATCATCATCAGCGTCTTGCTATTATCTTTCTTcaacgatgaagaagaagatgtggaCGTCGAGGCTGGTGATGTGGCTAGCTTCCTCGGATCGCATATCATGAATGCGAGATTCCCTTGAACATCAAACCCAGCTGATCCAGGACTCCATATCATTTCATCGGTAGATAGTTTGATGAGACTGTCTGTAGCTACCACTAACTTCCCTTCACCAATCGTGAGCTCGTTCTGAGCAGCGTACCCTAAAAGGTACACTACACTTCCCAACTCCAGGTTTGGCTTAGAACATGTCTTCAGGTAATGTGGCTGTTGTTGGGTTTGACTCTGAGAATTTGAGTCCCCACCATCAACAAGGTCCACACCAACTATGGTGAGATCAATAACAGAACTTGTGATGAAAAACCTGCAAGTGAGCCACCAAATAAAACCATTGGCCAAACTTACTATATATAGATAATATATCAAGAATCagtataatataaacataattacaGTATAAAGGTTTCACctttatttcaaaatatgaattgcattttttatataatcaatgAACAAATGCAGAGAAACTTGCAAGGTTAATTGGTTACAAGGTGAAGTTAAAACTTACTATAATTAGATAACAGATCAAGAATCCTTATCATATGAAACATAATTTACAGTATAAAGGTTTCAcctttatttcaaaataagaaATTGCATTTTTAGACAAACAATGAACAAATGAAGAGAAACTTGCAAGGATTATTCAATAATTAACCACAAGGTGAAGCTAAAAGTTACTAAATTTAGATATTAGATCAAGAATCATTATCATATAAACATAACTAAACAGTATAAAGGTTTCAcctttatttcaaaattatgaaattagAGCCCATTTTTTATAATCGCATTGGTTTAAAAAAGTTTCAACCGACAATacaggagaaagagagagttatgTGGGGACCTGTGAGGGAAGAGAGCGGCGGCGACGCCGTTCTGGAGGCGGACCTCGGCGGTTTCGGTGGCGGAGACGGAAGGGAGATTGAGGTGAGTGGTGAGGAGGAGATTCCGGTGAATGAGGAATCCTGTTCCGGAAGTAACACCGTTTGGTCCGGAGACAGAGATTCGAGCCATCGCCGGGGCTTTGCCGGAGAAAATTGAACCTTTCATCTTCTCGCTTTTGCTTACTCCTTTGCAGAAGCACCAAGAGTCCAATATCACTCCCATtccctctctctatctcttAGCTCTTGATTCTCTCTATCTGTCTGAGATGGGTTTGTGTTGGATCTGGAAAAAGATTGAAATTTTAGGAGAGAAGTGTGAACTAGTGATGAGTTAGTAGTAATAATGGGATTATGGGGACATAACACATGTATGTGGCTGTCTCTGTTTAGGCTGTAAAAACATCAACTTTTGGTCTTTTGGTGAAAgaccaaagaagagaagagaaggaaaCTCGAAAGAACAAGTGTGAGAGAGAACACACGAGACGGGAGAATCGTGAAATGAGTAAAGAGATGAGCTTCTTTAAGCTGGACTTGTTCTCTTcttacttttttatatttttatttttctttctatttagACATGTATAAAATATTggaaaaatgttttgttttttttggggtTCAAGTGTGCACTTTGTAAGAAGAAGCAAACAGAGGAAAAGTCTAGTGTGACAGGTTGTGTCTTGGAGGATCTTGTTCCATGTGGTGAACATGGATGAACCTTTTGCTTATTATGATTAGCCAATTTTTATACACAAGTAGTTGGTTTCACAACTTACATATAAACAAGACCAACTTAATATTACAAACTATTTGTAATTCTTTTTTATGATtagcctttttttttgtaaattcacAACTAAAACTTACAACTTTTGTTATGATTAGCTTTTTTTGTAAATTACAACTTATTCCAacttcaaattttttaataatgatttattataatattaaaattatgaaaagattatatagacgattcgacaaccggtAATACTACTTGTTTTATGATGATCTACGTTTAACTGCATCATTCGAGCCGTCATAAGAAGATCTTCTGATTAGATGTATTTGCATCATGTTAAAGATCTCTTTTACGTTTTTTTCTGTAATTTGCATTAATAAATCGCTTTCTCTAGGACTTCTGGATTTTCTATAATTAgcgagaaattaaaaaaaaatactttttctaTCAAAAAACTTATAACTTGAACTTAACGGAGCACTAAGGCCCATTACAATGTTTAAACACAGTTTATTAACAGAGCCATAAGGCCCATAACTCAAGGGTATAATAGTCATTTAGCCTAAAGAAGCTTTTACGCTAACCTGGACGCTGGATAAGCTAAACCATTTCCCCAAACAGATCACTCCCAGTTTCAGAACACTATCACACGATTCGCAAACCCTAAATTCGACACTCCCgtccctctctctctcgatcCCTCCGTCGCTCGAATCGAATCAAAATCACCGGAGACTTTCACAAGGCCATGGCTTCCGccgtaggaggaggaggaggcagcGACGTAGAGGTCGGGTTCGCGAAGCTCCAAGGCGAGGATTTCGAGTACTACATGCAGTCCTACTCCATCATG is part of the Raphanus sativus cultivar WK10039 chromosome 5, ASM80110v3, whole genome shotgun sequence genome and harbors:
- the LOC108835666 gene encoding uncharacterized protein LOC108835666, whose translation is MGVILDSWCFCKGVSKSEKMKGSIFSGKAPAMARISVSGPNGVTSGTGFLIHRNLLLTTHLNLPSVSATETAEVRLQNGVAAALFPHRFFITSSVIDLTIVGVDLVDGGDSNSQSQTQQQPHYLKTCSKPNLELGSVVYLLGYAAQNELTIGEGKLVVATDSLIKLSTDEMIWSPGSAGFDVQGNLAFMICDPRKLATSPASTSTSSSSSLKKDNSKTLMMMQFGIPMPVICDWLNQHWEGSLDEHTSKPKLPLIRLMSSGQKSERSCASFTMRPVFKPTDSADAGTPSSSNARDQTQTHQGSEKEGEEEETSKNNPQTHAQGIPTPEIYESPKLTSSPLRKESGGQVHLLDINFPPRVPKVPTFLPQLNYPQSNHVVVEEEAEIASEGSDAQIASTGSVNGALSEVISSSPPPEAHYVYNNHGYSSEEETMYSAETAESRNYPTPPAKSKFHHHHHDERIGRSQSCVSSSSRWGTPQKSLSGRRAMLEKQRSFVHGNKMLHSQGGATSQQRSNDYYSPTVSSIMKKRINNNSSEKPVFKPVPRPRAASPSSQRWMF